The stretch of DNA AGGGGGAATCCAGTGtttcataatatattaacaAGGTAGCGACAAAGTTTTTGCACCCAAATGACAGATTGGTTTACGAAGAACATGtcacaaatataaactgcagaaatACAAACAACAGATGTTGGAGGGAATGGAATGTAACTTTACATGTCTACTACCAGTAACCATCAACAACATTAATCTTCCTTGGCCATCTGAGTTGTCCTCTCTGATATATCCAGGCCAGGTGTAGCTATAAGCCTTTCCACTGGAACTTTCAGCACATCACGCCGTACTCCAATATCAGACATCAACCTTCCAACACAGTACATGCCAAAACTAACCAATGCCAAACCACTGAAACTGGTGGTCAGAAAACGAAGCGGTGTGGAAACCACAGTACTAGCAGCAGATATGTAAGATGCCAATTGCCCACTGCGGCCAACACTGATGCTTGTGGACACAAGCAGACCTGTTTTGCAGTAAATTGCAAAGTCTTCACAGTTATTCTTGAAAATATTGTAGCCACCAAACCCATTTTCGAGAAGAAATGAAGACCGATGAAGGACCTCATCTGTTGGATCAGATTGTTTTAGAGTGCAGGTACCTCCTCGAGCTTTGGCTAGAAAAAATGCAGGTGATACCCCATACTCAAAGATGTATAGATTACCACCGGCAAGAAAACAATCCAAACAGGAAGAGAAGACACCATCGGTCCCAGTTTGGTCACCACATCTTGCGCATGGAGTGTCAGAAGAATGAGTGGGAGATGAACTTAAAAGGAAATTGTCCAACACAGTTCCTGTTCCAATTTCTTGACCTGCTCCTCTGGTAAAGTGGATCACCATTCCATCGCCAACATATATTCCTGGTATTTTGCATGAAAACCATCGGCAAAACCCAGATGAAAATTTCAATACAATACACAAACAAACAGAAATTTTGTTAGCTCAATTCAAGTTGAAGTATCCAAAAttctaaaaacagaaaaaaggtTAAACCGAACAACAGGATCAATGGCATTGGCATCATTAATCTGACCTAAATGCTTATTAATCCTAGAACTCTTGTGAATGATATCTTTTCTATCTTGAAGTCCTCTTTTGTACACAGAGCCCAAGTATTTTTACTACCCCGCAAAAAAGAGTAGCACATTTACACATAAAAAGCAAGTGAGCACACACAACCTATAACTTCTCACCCCACCTATCATTccttttacaaaatattaagcAGCCGAGAAAAGCATTCAAACTCTACATTATATTTTCTCATTGACATCTAATTTATCCCTTCTCAGTAGTTTCATAACTCATGCAGTTACCGAATTAATCAAACATCAGATTCAATGTTACCTTACATAAATTGCAAAAGAAAGTTCAATTTCTAACTTATTTCGTATGTCCAGTTGTAGAAGTTACATATTTCCATTGTATTTAGGGAACAACACAATAAAACTACAAAGATGGAAGATTCACCGACAATTGACCGCATAAATAAATTAGTCACACAGTTCACCAAAGTACATACAAAAATTGTACAATTGATCATAAAAAACTAATAGTTATAGCTTTCGGTTCTGAGTGCACAACGACAGTTAGAACATAGCCATGAAACATATCAGTGATTATTTAGCACAAATAACAATTGTAAGCCACATTAAAGTGGGAAAACTAAAACATTCaacaaataatttcataagaGACAACTTTTTAAAATCGTGAGACACAGCTAGTATTCCCAATCAGAACAGTGATAAGTGCCATCAGTGACGTGTAATTTCATAAGAACAAGTCTACAAAACATCCCCTAGCCATATCAACCCCATTCATGTGCTTCTGTAAACAAAATGGTCCAAAATTCGGATGTCAAAACTGAGGGTTAAAATCATAGATTCCCAAATCGAACACAAAAGATTGCCAGTAATTTGAGCAGTTGGCCTTCAATAAAGACCAAAACTACAAGAGTAACAGTACAACCCCCACTTCGTCACCAACAAATAGAAGGCAAGAACCAACTCTGTCCCACTAGAATTCAGGAAAATTCAAAGGTACAAGACACAATCTTCACTGCTATCCCTTTATCTCTCCTGGTTTAATCTACggtcattttttttatgcaggAACATCGTTTGTGAACAGTAAAGCAACTAAGCTTAAGCCAAAAATAAGTGCGGCGCCAACCCTTCAGTATACTGGATTCTATGTTCAGCAGAAAATTGCAGCTAGACTGTATCATAAATCGCCAATGCCAACCCAACACAAGACACTCTGTGAATCTACAATTCACATTGTAAACTAACCAAACCCCAACTCGTATCCATTAGATATTCTCAATGCAACACATAACAATCAAAACAAAAGGAACAGTTCTAACCAACCCTAAAAatccaaaaagaaaagaaatatgaattggGGGTTGAAGTTGATGACACCAAGCGAACGAAAACAACACGAAGCAAACTTAATTGAGAAGGAAAAGCATGAAAAGTCTCAATCTATCTCAAGTACAAGCAAATACAGTGACACAGATTATGAATTTGGAAaaagcaatgaaaaaaaaaaaaagaagggatTACGAAGAGACCGTGGTGCGCATAGATGTAGGCTTGCCTCCAAGAGTAAATGTGATCACCGGGCTTCAGATTTTCACGGTCGATCATATTGGATAACACTcccattttcttctctctctctgaGAGAGAATCAAAAGCAAAAGGAAATGGTAGGAAGAAAATCTCAGTTGAATGTGCCCAATTTGTAAGGTGATGGCACTCTCGTACCACTTACGTTTTTTCAATTGCTTTCAGtccctctctttcttcttctctcccaacatatattaaatacatataatcaCACAGAGtagttttgaagaaaaaaacgaaactgtgtaaacaaaaaaaaatcatatatttgcattagggtttataatttatttaatttttctttttagaattatttatatcaattaatttcttttattgttggtaatattatttttttattgtatttttatagagataaataattattacactactttttaataatttggaGTTACCTTATCATAGAGTTCGAATTGAAtgtattactattataaatataaattaaataattaatatttgattgtataatattatgtaaaatttatagacaataaaaatcataaaagtaatttaatgtaacaatactttatattaaaaaataaaaaagtaaacttctgacaataaatcaaatttaatttaattgttatttatgaaataaactcatttaaatcctattcaaattaatatatatatatatatatatatatatatatatattaagaattaattatatgaaaaaattataattacataattatattttttttaaatatgagttACCTTTATATGATAAAACTTATGGGattatatcatttatatataacaagtactttatcatttaattttactCACCACATAACTTGTAAACTCATAACTTACAAGttatgaatttattgtattatacaCAAACATATGTTTCTTAACTTATAACTTACCTACTACTTTAAACGTTATCTTTgccaaaatatatcataaatacaaaagaaaatttaattttttaaattttttttttttatatttcaagttatgaaatatataataaggactctaatatatttttaattttaaaaaaataagaataataatataacatctcatttaataatataaaactattaacAACATTTTATAGGTGACGATCATAAAACATagatactaatataatatataattattatattatagtcaTCCAAAAGATAAACTAAAATACAAGTTTATACATGACAATCTAATGAGTTGGAGTTTTGTAAAAAGACAAACAAAGGAGTCCTAACCACCATCTAGACAACTGCATCATCCTCCTTCCCTTGAACTTATCCAGCTACAACTTTCTCATCTCCAGTCACCAATCAGGTGATAATTACAAATAAGAGTAAAACATAAGACACAAAGGAAAGGATAAGCTAATGTATAAAAACTTGATCATATAAAAGAATAGAATAAATGAATCAtacacaatcaattatgaatcATTCTATCACCACATGCCTCATCCTTCTCTACTTGAGAATTTGATATGATCATTAGAGCGTGAAGATAACTTCCAACTTGATCCATATACCATGTATACACTATTATAAATCACTACTAATCCTCCTTGAATTAACATcaacaaatttcaattaaaactcaaAACCAATCTTAAATCCATCTCATATACCAGTCATTTCCTAAGCAATAATTCATATCTTCCACAACACACCCAAATCATCCATTCGTCGGGCAAAAAATGCACTAATGCCTACTTGCCTAGCGACCAAATGGCTCGCTCAATGAATAGATCACTAGAAGTCATAAAGGTAAATTTGTCCAAAATTCGCTCAACGAGTGTAATCTTGCTCAACGACTACAAAGTCAGTAAGCTCCCTGACTTTGGATTTGCTCAGCAACTATAAAGTCGTTGACCTCTCCAAATTTGGATTCGCTCAATGAGCATATTCTCGCTAAGCGATTCTACTGGATTCGCTCAGCAAGCATATTCTCGCTTAATGAGTTTGCATAATTTTGCATAACTATGTCGTTCCAATCCAATTTAACCAGTCCAATAGTCATTATAATTGCTAAAAACATGTCAAACTCAAATTCAACCCAAACATTAGAACTAATTGATCTCAAACACAAGACCAAATAATTCAAACTAAGCATCATCAGACCTAGAACCAAAAATTCACACATCTTATATTATTCAACAGATCAAATGCTCAGGCAAATCACAATATAAtcatactatttatttattcaacaTTTCTATAACTTAAAAACAATGTACTTAACTACCCTTACATGTGAGAGCTCTCAAACAGCTAAAAGAGTATCCAACCTCCTTCAATTTAACAAGATGCCCTTGGAACAACACAAACATGATCAAGGTATATCGTTAGAACCACTAATCATAAAAGACTCACAAAGATGACTCTGACACTAATGCGACACCCACATGCAACATAAAGATCAATTAACCATgagaaaagaacaaataacCAACTTACTCAATTGAAAAACTAATCGGTCAGAAGTGGAGCAATCTCCGATCTTCAAAGAGATGAAGAGAGAATAAGAAATTGTAGAGAGAGGTGGGAAGACtctccaaaaatatttttatagagatgatgtatttataaataataaaatttacaaaatttctatttatttaacttcttaatattcaattaatcaaatatcatattttaaacgCTCTAAAGTACTTTTTGTTAGGTTCTTACAAATAAAATGCAacaatataaatgatttttctaATATAGGTTGAATTATTTGATAACGTCTATAAAAAAAAGTAGGTTGGAgtggtatttttaattttagtacaGAATTTAGTATGATTAACAAACACATTCTTGATAAGATCACAtgtatgtataaattattttaccaattattacgtaatatttctaaaaaaaaaacttatagtATAGCCATTCCTATTTTTCGCACAGCTTGATATACACTTATTTCTTATAGTTATATGCTACACTATGtcatcttatttttttcttatatgtgtAAACTATTTCctgttaataaatatatttatgttttattcaaattcaaatttaagtaTGATACAACAATaaacattcttttaagtctGTATTTTTATCTTTGAGAGCTTGACGTAGATTTAATTGGAATGCggacttataaaattttaagaattatattacaatataaaatattataggtcatataattatagtataaaatattatgagtgttaacaatttttaaaaatgataaacacatgaaaaatataagatatatgataGATGTAAGAGATATTTACAAGAagaacttattattttattttattcatatatatatatatatatatatatatatatatatatataacaaaatgtaatagaatataaaatcaaataattttacttgattttttgaaaataaagttacaaaattaatggtttgaaatttttttcttttctactgTAGATTTAAATAGAATACGAATTTAAACAACTCTTTATTTGTTCTAGTTACGATGATCTCTTAATTTAAACACCATTTCCAAGAATGAGGtggttataataattattactcATTTTTCATagggcttaaatacctttttggtcctcattttcgtagtgtttgttgcggatagTCATCATTTtgatagaatgtttaaaatggtcctcattttcacaatttgtgttttatttggtcctcatttttatcgaatgtttaaaatggtcctcattttcacaatttgtgttttatttggtccttttctgtaacgtcgtttaaatcattaacgaagtAGTGTACatgtggcacggtttgtattagggtgtgttacgtgtactgtacaagtgtggtaattagatatttggggataaataagtgagctagggttttgatAAAGAATGTTTGgtcagttggtgagttttggtaatcttgttccTTCATTtccaattggtgttgctgcaatcttcttctttctgcaatcccattatataggtatgttacggtcccaatcttcttcctttacctctggttgtaatcgttagAGGCAActgtgttgtatcacttcgtgcactattggtggttcaacgagaaatggattaaccccgatttgtagctGCAGAGAGATGACAActttgaggatgacaagaactccaaagaatattggtagaaaattttgggtacaatctggtttttttttgtgttaataataaattggttttaatgtttggtttattaatttatagagtggtggttccaataatgtgggctgcaactttttcaaatggtggtgttgatgaaaaggatgtcatcatgatgacacaaatgaggcagattaatgatttggagaagttaTTGAAGGTTGCTGACTGCAATTAGTAATAAGAttcacttgtgttgttattgtattattcgtactgtactgttattgtgtgtaatcttttaaagtctaatctattttgtactattattaaatgaagaaatgaattagtttgattatgttgatattagtccgaaaatgacatcttaatatGAGCATTGAAGTAAAGGATATTGATCTAAgtttgagaaaaattaaattgatctaagtctggaagaagttaaattcataacattaattcatcctcatcaaaatgcactacatcaatgtttggcaaaagtgaaattgaacgaagtttaaggaaagtcaaaatacaatacatcaataatgaattctatatcagaaattccaaaaaataattaagacgtttgtagctgctatcatggcctcctcctaatctgtaatttcatcctaaactgctgagatggttcttctggtgttggtagtgatgttgcttgactctccacttcattccttagtggttgagttgtttgagtttcagcAGTTGTTGCATTCTCAGCAGTTTCAGCAGTTGATGCATTCTCAGCAGTTTGTGCATCTGGTGCAATCTCAGCAGGTGTTACAGTTTGCTCATCCACAGGTTTATCTCGACAATTGTTCCTGTTATGTCCAATCTGATGgcatatgctacattttttttctatgacctCCTTTGCTGATTTGTGTGTTATCCTTTCTCAACTCACACTCTTCCAACCTTCTTTCTTCTTGGGTCTTCCTGGTAAGATCCTCTTATGTGGTGGATGGACGTCAGGATAGAGAGTTTTTTCCCATAAGACTTCACCATTGACTggaaagatgatggattgatataTTTCTTCGTAGATGGATCTCCTGAAGCAGATTGGTATGAAGTCCTCACCAATAAGCAATTCTAAGAACCATGTCTaagtttctttgttttcaacTTCCACAACAACATACGCTAAGGGCAATAACTGATCATTAGAATCTCTACCCACAACACTCAACAACTCACCTtcgtattttccttttaaaaagcAACCATCCAAACCTATGATGGGTCTACAGAAGACAAAGAAATCTTTACATGCTTTTAAACAAGAGTAAAACCTCTGAAAAATTGCTTCATCATTATCATTTTCcactttgatttttatatttgattcagGATTACATTTTAGTAATTCATGTGCATAGTCGTAGATTCTTTTATATTGCTCTTTAAAGTAACACAACGGGGGACCATTGCtacaatcaattacaaataaaataatggggACCATTACACCAACACAACCATGCAgaaaatagaattacgaaaaccctaacccacgagcaaacacaacccagaaaatcctaaacccacttacctcgttgataATGATTAactgaaaaattgaaatgaagagcgcaactgcaatccaatgagaaaatgacaaatATTAGCGGCTTCCTTtgcaaatccgagctcaagaaagacaaagatgaagaaatttcccctaaattaaaaattaacgaCGTTAATTAGAcatatgtacagtacacgtaacacaccctaatacaacgtgccacctgtacaatgcttcgttaatgatttaaacagcgttacagaaaaggaccaaataaagcacgaattgcgaaaatgaagatcattttaaacattctgtcaaaatgatgaccattttaaacattctgtcaaaataagAATCAtctacaacaaacactacaaaaatgaggaccaaaaaggtatttaaacctTTTTCACAGACAAATTAACCTTAATTTGTGCAAATTGTTATGTCACTTATGATGCAGTAACCTAACtaccataaattttaaaaaaataattacagagacttgttttaaaaaagtggatcaaatttcaaaaagttgatcaaaataaaaaaatatcatcatataaggaaaagaaaactgcCAAACCtaaatttaacttaaactttaatgttataaattacaaaatcctgattcatcttaatttctagaattgtaaaattttgaactacatttatttaatatgattttatatgtcacctaatcattattattattggataGATAATTCTTCGACCATAATTGGTTATTAAACATTCAACAAGCGTACAGATTCAGTCACGATTCACATTAAAAACATtgacatattattttaattaacaagAATTAcattatgtaattattattgttataaaaaataaatggaatgTAATTATTACTGttagaaaataaatgttatattattattgttttctaaATTGTAACATAATCTCTACTTGTAAAAGTTTTccttgaataaaataatttttgttacttatatgaccaaaattttaaacttcATATCATACAAGCTTACTTtgataaataatagaaataaaaactataaaatttacATCTTAGACTTATACTTGACCCAAGATTTATCATACCAGATTGGTTTTAATAGCAAATTCAAgagaaaattagtttatttttgacaGAAGTTTTGACTTCAGTTGCATGTTATTCTCCATCTTGAACCGAAGTAATTAATCAATCTTATATAAATCAGTAATTTCAAACAACGAATCactatattgaaaaaaaaaatgaaaacaaatttcatGCACAATAGATGTTTATGTAAAGATAAAATAGGCTTAAAAAATTAGGATAGAAGAGGTTGTATTAAAATTGAAGTATGCATGGATTTATATTACCctcctaattttttattttttggaataaatGCATGGATTTTTTTACAGTACAGCTTGGGGATCAATCAAATGCTACAGTAACAGTAACACTATTTCTAGCTTCCAGAACACATGCTACAAATTTGCACAAAGTTTGTCGTTAGTTTGtcatgagagagagagagagatactTTGTCCTGAAAATCTCAACAGTACTCTAAGAAATAATAAGGATGTTTAAAGTGACAGACAATACAGTATATATTGATTCAGATATGCAAGGTCGGAAAGTAGTGTTCAACAGAAGTACTAAACATGTGTGATAAGTCTTCTTAACCGTGGGATCTGGGAGagaatacattttaaaattctcaGTATTCAAGGGAGCCTATTGATGGAAGTCCAGAAACAATTTCATGGGAATCAGCACCAGTGCTATTCAGCCTCTGTCCTGAACTTGGACCAAGGGATTCCACGGCTTGTTCTCCCATTTTCTGGATATCTTCAGGTGAAAGTATTTTGATGTACCAAACATTATTCACAAATGATCTACAAAAGGGTATGCACCAAATCCACACACCAGAAGGATGAAAAACAAATGTCAGCAAAACATGAACAAGTGAAGTCAAAACAATCATAACATGTTTTGAGATAGAACATCAAAATTTAGATCACAAGTTGCAGTTGAACTTACTCCCACGGATCGTCTCCAAGGAGAAGAACATCGTTCTCCCTGTCGACGAATACAAGCTGCCAGCCTGATCTAAGAGGGTCTTCTAATTTCCCCTCAATACCAAACATCTGTGCCAACTCCTCCCTCAGCTCATGATAACTGCTGAACCGGGAGATGTCAAGAGACCGCCCTACCGACCCTGATTTGTAAACCTGTTGAAAAGACAACAAACAACaatgtttaagaaaaacaaGGGCTTTCATTTTGCAAAAAGATACATTTATCATTCCAACCTTGACAAATGTTCGTGTCTGGTTTTGAGGGTCAACTTGCCCTGCACTTCGCAACAACTCTGATGAATCTTGGACGCAAGGATATAGAGGAGCTTGGAATCCAGACTCCCCTAATGGTATTGCTGATGCATCGGTATCAGCTGATGCGGTGGTATAACGAGGGACAGTGGTAGGGAGCAGAAGGCCAGATGAATCGATGTTGACACCAAATAGAATAGGATTTTGGGTGTCAGAGTTACAGTGTGGTGACACCATTGTGGTATCTTTTCCAGAATATTGCACATGGGGCATTGAGTTGCCAAAAGTGTTGACCTGCAAAGGTGTAAACTTTGGGGCCCATGATTGTTGGGGTAACTGTTGTTCAGTCAGCATTGACTGACCACTTCTGGATAGATTCAAGAGACTGCCACTCCCTTCGGGACAAAGTGAACTCAGCATATTTTGTCCTGGTGAAACGGTAGCAGGGAACTTCATGCTTGAATCTAAGAAATCTGGTTTTGAATATGATGGTGAAGGTAAACCAGAGTGTTGCCTTTGATGAAGCTGATCACTTTGAAGTAAAACCGTATCTTGATAAGtgtgctgctgctgctgctgtgTTTGATCTTCGCGATTGTGTGATTTTTGAAGGAGATGCTGAGACAGGTTCTCTGCCAATACTTGGGCTTGTGGCTGTAGGATATTATTGGAAGATACCGATTGCTGAATTGCTTGTGGTTGCTGAAGCTGCAAGGAAGGATTGGGGTTTCCTGATTGTTGAACATAGTTGAAAGGCTGTTGAAAATTCATCATTTGTTGTCTCATCAAATCTCCACTCCCTATGTTCTGCAAACCAGATGCAAACATGGCTTGGTACTGCTGATTATGATCACTTCCTAGCAAAGTTGGGTCCATTCTCTGCTGCATCCATGGCAACAAACCAGACCCTTGAAAACTCAGGGAATTGAGACCTTGGTCTCCAGGTCCACCCCTCAGCCACATTAGCCCATTCGTCGCTTCATCTCTGCCATCTGTAACAATACCCTTTGTGAATAAAGGAGACAAAAAAAGTGCCCTCAAAACCACCATGGCCACTTGTTATAATGATGGGGTAGGAGACACCACAGCAggtaaaatgaaaatgaaaacaaggcAAACTACATCCCTATTTTTTTGGACATGAAAAATGGATCACCAACGAACAATAAAACCTTGTGTAGTAAACTAGATTTACATTTATAATCAATTACTGGCAAACATAATTTGAGCTTAATAtccaattttaataattttattaaaaataaatgtcatGGCTAAGGATCCTGGTTAAAGAGCTTTAAATATACCTTACTAAATGCTttcaattacttaaaaaaacattactgtgttttcaataataacaaatacatTCTTTTCCAATAAAACCTGTCTTGCTTTTGTTTCCTGAATCATTTCCCTTATGTTAGCATTATCCTACAATAAAagtgatatttaaaaagtagtGGGAAAGGGATATTTAAACATAGCATTAGTGTTATCATAAGGTTTATTCTATGATGTACTTcacatataaaaggaaaattcaAAGTGAAAAATGGTATTGAGGCAGACATGTACCATGAAAAGAAGAGGTGCCAGGATGCCATGGACGTTTCAATCTAAGAGGAAACAGTGATGGATACATTGGAAATGTTGTTAAAGGCTCAATTTCCCACAATGATACTCGTGGCTGTCTCTCTCCTGCAGTTGATTCATCCCAGCCAACCTACTCATAAAAGATAAAACCATCGACCGGTTAAAACCTTGTCACAATCTTTCTGGACAGCAGTCACATAGGAACAAAGTTTATTGCAACTACAAAATAATCATGAAGCTAGGAATGACAAAAATAACTCTTATACTATCTTAAAAATTTGGGATTGAACCTATCTTATCTGCATAAAACTGACTTGTAAAATGAGAAATGACCAAGCATTAT from Vigna unguiculata cultivar IT97K-499-35 chromosome 8, ASM411807v1, whole genome shotgun sequence encodes:
- the LOC114195248 gene encoding uncharacterized protein LOC114195248 — its product is MGVLSNMIDRENLKPGDHIYSWRQAYIYAHHGIYVGDGMVIHFTRGAGQEIGTGTVLDNFLLSSSPTHSSDTPCARCGDQTGTDGVFSSCLDCFLAGGNLYIFEYGVSPAFFLAKARGGTCTLKQSDPTDEVLHRSSFLLENGFGGYNIFKNNCEDFAIYCKTGLLVSTSISVGRSGQLASYISAASTVVSTPLRFLTTSFSGLALVSFGMYCVGRLMSDIGVRRDVLKVPVERLIATPGLDISERTTQMAKED
- the LOC114193813 gene encoding auxin response factor 8-like isoform X1, which codes for MKLSTSGLGQQGHEGGEKKCLNSELWHACAGPLVSLPTAGTRVVYFPQGHSEQVAATTNREVDGHIPNYPSLPPQLICQLHNVTMHADVETDEVYAQMTLQPLTPQEQKDTFLPMELGIPSKQPSNYFCKTLTASDTSTHGGFSVPRRAAEKVFPPLDFSQQPPAQELIARDLHDVEWKFRHIFRGQPKRHLLTTGWSVFVSAKRLVAGDSVLFIWNEKNQLLLGIRRANRPQTVMPSSVLSSDSMHIGLLAAAAHAAATNSCFTVFYNPRASPSEFVIPLSKYIKAVYHTRVSVGMRFRMLFETEESSVRRYMGTITGISDLDPVRWPNSHWRSVKVGWDESTAGERQPRVSLWEIEPLTTFPMYPSLFPLRLKRPWHPGTSSFHDGRDEATNGLMWLRGGPGDQGLNSLSFQGSGLLPWMQQRMDPTLLGSDHNQQYQAMFASGLQNIGSGDLMRQQMMNFQQPFNYVQQSGNPNPSLQLQQPQAIQQSVSSNNILQPQAQVLAENLSQHLLQKSHNREDQTQQQQQHTYQDTVLLQSDQLHQRQHSGLPSPSYSKPDFLDSSMKFPATVSPGQNMLSSLCPEGSGSLLNLSRSGQSMLTEQQLPQQSWAPKFTPLQVNTFGNSMPHVQYSGKDTTMVSPHCNSDTQNPILFGVNIDSSGLLLPTTVPRYTTASADTDASAIPLGESGFQAPLYPCVQDSSELLRSAGQVDPQNQTRTFVKVYKSGSVGRSLDISRFSSYHELREELAQMFGIEGKLEDPLRSGWQLVFVDRENDVLLLGDDPWESFVNNVWYIKILSPEDIQKMGEQAVESLGPSSGQRLNSTGADSHEIVSGLPSIGSLEY
- the LOC114193813 gene encoding auxin response factor 8-like isoform X2, which encodes MLQCMWADVETDEVYAQMTLQPLTPQEQKDTFLPMELGIPSKQPSNYFCKTLTASDTSTHGGFSVPRRAAEKVFPPLDFSQQPPAQELIARDLHDVEWKFRHIFRGQPKRHLLTTGWSVFVSAKRLVAGDSVLFIWNEKNQLLLGIRRANRPQTVMPSSVLSSDSMHIGLLAAAAHAAATNSCFTVFYNPRASPSEFVIPLSKYIKAVYHTRVSVGMRFRMLFETEESSVRRYMGTITGISDLDPVRWPNSHWRSVKVGWDESTAGERQPRVSLWEIEPLTTFPMYPSLFPLRLKRPWHPGTSSFHDGRDEATNGLMWLRGGPGDQGLNSLSFQGSGLLPWMQQRMDPTLLGSDHNQQYQAMFASGLQNIGSGDLMRQQMMNFQQPFNYVQQSGNPNPSLQLQQPQAIQQSVSSNNILQPQAQVLAENLSQHLLQKSHNREDQTQQQQQHTYQDTVLLQSDQLHQRQHSGLPSPSYSKPDFLDSSMKFPATVSPGQNMLSSLCPEGSGSLLNLSRSGQSMLTEQQLPQQSWAPKFTPLQVNTFGNSMPHVQYSGKDTTMVSPHCNSDTQNPILFGVNIDSSGLLLPTTVPRYTTASADTDASAIPLGESGFQAPLYPCVQDSSELLRSAGQVDPQNQTRTFVKVYKSGSVGRSLDISRFSSYHELREELAQMFGIEGKLEDPLRSGWQLVFVDRENDVLLLGDDPWESFVNNVWYIKILSPEDIQKMGEQAVESLGPSSGQRLNSTGADSHEIVSGLPSIGSLEY